One Thauera sp. K11 DNA window includes the following coding sequences:
- a CDS encoding UbiH/UbiF family hydroxylase, protein MKFDLIVMGGGLAGAALAVALRKTRLRVALIDSEWPRRPEDWDARIYAYSPANAKFLDDLGIWRHLDQRRMSPVHEMRIFGDAGGSLTFSAYQSGVGELAWIGESSLVHLELWESLKRQHNVTLFCPARPLGLECDEDAVRLRLEDGQRLEAALIVGADGRDSWVRQQAGIDASVLPYEESGVVANFECERPHRQAAFQWFLPEGILAWLPLPGNLISIVWSAKSAVADELMMLDDAAFAARVAAAGGHALGRLSPRTPRAAFPLRLMRVAEVVRPRVALVGDAAHAIHPLSGHGINLGFQDAKALANRLEGLHSWEDPGNQSVLRGYARSRAEEPFLLQYATHGLNRLFGTQLPFVSGLRNLGLNLTARLPVVSNALVRYAINGKF, encoded by the coding sequence ATGAAGTTCGATTTGATCGTGATGGGTGGCGGCCTTGCGGGTGCCGCGCTCGCGGTGGCATTGCGCAAGACCAGGCTGCGGGTTGCATTGATCGATTCCGAGTGGCCCCGGCGTCCCGAGGACTGGGATGCCCGCATCTATGCGTACAGCCCGGCGAATGCGAAGTTTCTCGACGATCTCGGCATCTGGCGCCATCTCGATCAGCGCCGCATGAGCCCGGTGCATGAAATGCGCATCTTTGGCGATGCGGGCGGATCGCTCACATTTTCCGCATATCAGAGCGGGGTTGGCGAACTCGCATGGATAGGCGAGTCGAGCCTGGTGCACCTGGAACTCTGGGAGAGCCTGAAGCGCCAGCACAACGTCACCCTGTTCTGCCCTGCTCGTCCGCTGGGGCTCGAGTGCGATGAAGATGCCGTCCGGCTGCGGCTCGAAGACGGCCAGCGGCTCGAAGCTGCTCTGATCGTCGGCGCGGATGGGCGTGATTCCTGGGTGCGACAGCAGGCCGGCATCGATGCCTCGGTGCTGCCGTACGAGGAATCGGGCGTAGTGGCGAATTTCGAGTGCGAGCGCCCGCATCGGCAGGCCGCATTTCAATGGTTCCTGCCCGAAGGCATCCTTGCCTGGTTGCCGCTGCCCGGCAACCTGATCTCCATCGTATGGTCTGCGAAATCCGCGGTAGCCGACGAATTGATGATGCTCGACGATGCGGCGTTTGCCGCGCGCGTGGCCGCTGCCGGGGGGCACGCGCTGGGGCGGCTGTCGCCGAGGACGCCGCGGGCGGCGTTTCCGCTGCGGCTGATGCGCGTGGCCGAGGTGGTTCGGCCGCGGGTCGCACTCGTCGGGGATGCGGCGCATGCCATCCATCCGCTCTCGGGGCATGGCATCAACCTCGGTTTTCAGGACGCGAAGGCGTTGGCGAACAGGCTCGAGGGCCTGCATTCGTGGGAAGATCCGGGTAACCAGTCAGTGCTGCGCGGCTATGCCAGGAGCAGGGCCGAGGAGCCTTTCCTGCTGCAATACGCGACGCATGGCCTGAACAGGCTGTTCGGCACGCAACTGCCCTTCGTTTCGGGACTCAGAAACCTTGGACTGAACCTGACCGCGCGTTTGCCGGTCGTAAGCAACGCGCTCGTGCGCTATGCCATCAATGGCAAATTTTGA
- a CDS encoding DsbC family protein has protein sequence MKFSLRSGAVKVLLTALALNLTAAAQANEEAVKKAVESFVGGAAVEVVAKTPYGGLYEVVLKSGEIVYTDEKASFIIDGRVIDTRTRKDVTQERMAKLSAIDFATLPLNQAIKQVKGNGKRVIATFEDPNCGYCKRLGKELAQMDDVTIYTFLYPILSADSTTKSNNIWCAKDKAKVWTDWIVNAKAPAVASCDTTAVEKNVELGHKLKIGGTPTIFLADGTRIGGFVPVAELEKAITASAVK, from the coding sequence ATGAAGTTTTCGCTCAGAAGCGGCGCCGTCAAGGTCCTGCTCACGGCCCTGGCGCTGAACCTGACGGCGGCCGCCCAGGCAAACGAAGAGGCAGTCAAGAAGGCGGTCGAATCCTTTGTCGGTGGCGCGGCCGTCGAGGTGGTCGCCAAGACCCCCTACGGCGGCCTCTACGAAGTCGTGCTCAAGAGTGGTGAGATCGTCTATACGGACGAGAAGGCGAGCTTCATCATCGACGGCCGCGTGATCGACACCCGTACGCGCAAGGATGTGACGCAGGAACGGATGGCGAAACTTTCCGCCATCGATTTTGCGACCTTGCCGCTGAACCAGGCCATCAAGCAGGTGAAAGGCAACGGCAAGCGCGTCATCGCTACCTTCGAGGACCCCAACTGCGGCTACTGCAAGCGGCTCGGCAAGGAACTCGCGCAGATGGATGACGTGACGATCTACACTTTTCTCTACCCGATCCTGAGCGCCGACTCCACCACGAAGTCGAACAACATCTGGTGTGCCAAGGACAAGGCGAAGGTGTGGACGGACTGGATCGTGAATGCCAAGGCGCCGGCCGTGGCAAGCTGCGATACGACGGCCGTCGAGAAGAACGTCGAGCTTGGGCACAAGCTCAAGATCGGCGGCACGCCGACGATCTTCCTGGCCGACGGCACCCGCATCGGTGGATTCGTGCCGGTTGCCGAACTCGAGAAGGCCATCACCGCCTCAGCCGTGAAGTGA
- the mltA gene encoding murein transglycosylase A, translating to MIHVLARRLAPGASSAFLLLLAGCAQQPVPPAPVTCAPQRTCPPCPGCPPPGKPAVAPAAPAEPAAGAPEATSWSTVEGWNDDDPAAALPALRNSCSVLSRQAAWKPVCDAAAALGPRPASAAARQFFEQHFVPWRLTNADRSAEGLVTGYYEPVIKGNRSRGGPYTWPIHGRPDDMLTIELGDVYPELKHLRLRGRLVGGKVLPYWSREELARRQDRLPAKVLLWASDPIDLFFLQVQGSGRVELPDGKTVRIGYADQNGHPYQSIGRWLVAQGELPLDKASMDGIKRWAQDNPARLPELLNANPSYVFFRELPASDDGPPGALGVPLNAGRSIAVDPRYVPLGAPVFLATTRPSSSTPLQRLMLAQDTGSAIKGAVRADFFWGPGPQAGAEAGRMRQQGKMWVLLPRGLNPPGPR from the coding sequence ATGATTCACGTTCTTGCCCGGCGGCTGGCGCCGGGCGCGTCATCGGCATTTCTGCTTCTTCTCGCGGGCTGCGCCCAGCAGCCCGTCCCGCCCGCCCCGGTCACCTGCGCCCCCCAGCGCACCTGCCCCCCCTGCCCGGGCTGCCCTCCTCCGGGCAAACCTGCCGTCGCGCCCGCGGCACCGGCGGAACCCGCGGCAGGCGCCCCCGAGGCAACGAGCTGGAGCACGGTCGAAGGCTGGAACGACGACGATCCGGCCGCGGCCTTGCCCGCGCTTCGCAACTCGTGTTCGGTGCTCTCGCGCCAAGCGGCGTGGAAACCGGTCTGCGACGCCGCCGCCGCGCTCGGCCCCAGGCCGGCATCGGCGGCTGCGCGCCAGTTTTTTGAACAGCACTTCGTACCGTGGCGGCTGACCAATGCCGACCGCTCCGCGGAGGGGCTGGTCACCGGCTATTACGAGCCCGTCATCAAGGGCAACCGCAGCCGGGGCGGCCCCTACACCTGGCCCATCCATGGGCGGCCGGACGACATGCTGACGATCGAACTCGGCGACGTCTATCCGGAACTCAAGCATCTGCGACTGCGCGGCCGCCTGGTCGGCGGCAAGGTCCTGCCCTACTGGTCGCGCGAGGAACTGGCCCGGCGACAGGACAGGCTCCCGGCAAAGGTCCTGCTGTGGGCGAGCGATCCGATCGATCTTTTTTTCCTGCAGGTCCAGGGGTCGGGCAGGGTCGAGCTGCCGGACGGCAAGACGGTGCGCATCGGCTACGCAGACCAGAACGGCCACCCCTACCAATCGATCGGACGCTGGCTGGTCGCGCAGGGCGAGTTGCCGCTGGACAAAGCTTCGATGGACGGAATCAAGCGCTGGGCGCAGGACAATCCGGCGCGGCTGCCGGAACTGCTGAACGCCAATCCGAGCTACGTCTTCTTCCGCGAGTTGCCGGCCTCGGACGACGGCCCGCCCGGCGCACTGGGCGTGCCGCTGAACGCCGGGCGCAGCATCGCGGTGGATCCGCGCTACGTGCCGCTCGGCGCGCCCGTGTTCCTGGCGACGACCCGCCCGTCGAGCAGCACCCCGCTCCAGCGCCTGATGCTTGCACAGGACACCGGCAGTGCGATCAAGGGTGCGGTCCGGGCCGATTTCTTCTGGGGTCCGGGTCCGCAGGCGGGCGCTGAAGCGGGCCGCATGCGCCAGCAAGGCAAGATGTGGGTTCTACTGCCGCGCGGCCTCAATCCTCCCGGCCCGCGCTGA
- a CDS encoding ATP-binding protein — MNELAELVGRAERVLERLEAILPGPAAEPDWGAAVAFRWRRRHGRAALVPVAAPHLIRLADLQDVADQKSRIDRNTRQFLAGRRANNVLLTGARGTGKSSLIKAVLNEYAAQGLRLIEVDKADLVDLPEIVDLVAGRPERFILFCDDLSFEEGEDAYKALKSVLDGSVAAVSDNVLVYATSNRRHLMPEYHDENLQTRHVDGEIHPGEAVEEKISLSERFGLWISFYPFSQDEYLDIVAHWLRSFGVPPDVIDGARQEALQWALMRGSRSGRVAWQFARDFAGQLEDAAA, encoded by the coding sequence ATGAACGAACTCGCCGAACTCGTCGGCCGTGCCGAGCGCGTGCTCGAGCGGCTCGAAGCCATCCTCCCCGGCCCCGCCGCCGAGCCCGACTGGGGCGCCGCGGTCGCCTTCCGCTGGCGGCGGCGCCACGGGCGGGCCGCGCTGGTGCCGGTGGCGGCGCCGCACCTGATCCGCCTCGCCGACCTGCAGGACGTCGCCGACCAGAAGTCGCGCATCGACCGCAACACCCGGCAGTTCCTGGCAGGACGCCGCGCCAACAACGTGCTGCTGACCGGTGCGCGCGGCACGGGCAAATCCTCGCTGATCAAGGCGGTGCTCAATGAGTATGCCGCGCAGGGCTTGCGCCTGATCGAGGTCGACAAGGCCGACCTCGTCGACCTGCCGGAGATCGTGGACCTCGTCGCCGGCCGTCCCGAGCGCTTCATCCTGTTCTGCGACGACCTCTCCTTCGAAGAGGGAGAGGATGCGTACAAGGCTCTGAAGAGCGTCCTGGATGGCTCGGTGGCGGCGGTCTCGGACAACGTGCTGGTCTATGCCACCTCGAACCGGCGCCACCTGATGCCGGAATATCACGACGAGAACCTGCAGACCCGCCACGTCGATGGCGAGATCCATCCCGGGGAGGCGGTCGAAGAGAAGATCTCCCTGTCCGAGCGCTTCGGGTTGTGGATTTCGTTCTATCCGTTCAGCCAGGACGAATATCTCGACATCGTCGCGCACTGGCTGCGCAGCTTCGGCGTGCCGCCGGACGTGATCGACGGCGCTCGCCAGGAAGCGCTGCAATGGGCGCTGATGCGCGGATCGCGTTCGGGCCGCGTCGCCTGGCAGTTCGCGCGCGATTTCGCCGGCCAGCTCGAGGACGCCGCCGCATGA
- a CDS encoding Nudix family hydrolase has translation MTRKRVEVAAGVLTLPDGRYLLGQRAGDTVYAGYWEFPGGKVEAGESPSRALCRELDEELGIHVTHLRPWLRREHVYEHAHVALNFFEVTGWTGEIRDRVHGALAWVRPEEPVPEPMLPANGPILKALRLPRLMGITQAAELGVDAQLAALDAALAGGLRLVQVREAGLEAALRPGFAREVVRRVHAHGGLVVINADPVLACEVGADGLHLPARLLAGLHGRPELPWVGASCHDRDELERAAALGLDYALLGPVEATRTHPGLPGLGWQRFGALAAGLPLPVFALGGLDASAMEMARDAGAHGIAGIRGVWKLG, from the coding sequence ATGACGCGCAAGCGGGTGGAGGTCGCAGCCGGCGTGCTCACCCTGCCGGACGGCCGCTATCTGCTCGGCCAGCGGGCGGGCGATACGGTGTATGCGGGCTATTGGGAATTCCCCGGCGGAAAGGTGGAGGCGGGCGAGTCGCCGTCGCGGGCGCTGTGCCGCGAACTCGACGAGGAACTGGGCATCCACGTCACCCATTTGCGTCCGTGGCTGCGCCGCGAGCATGTGTATGAGCATGCGCACGTCGCGCTCAACTTTTTCGAGGTCACGGGTTGGACCGGCGAGATTCGCGACCGGGTGCACGGCGCGCTGGCCTGGGTACGGCCCGAGGAGCCTGTGCCGGAGCCGATGCTGCCGGCCAACGGCCCCATCCTGAAGGCGCTGCGGTTGCCGCGCCTGATGGGCATCACGCAGGCGGCCGAACTCGGCGTCGATGCCCAGCTCGCCGCGCTGGACGCAGCGCTTGCCGGCGGCCTGCGGCTGGTCCAGGTGCGCGAGGCCGGGCTGGAGGCGGCATTGCGGCCCGGTTTCGCCCGCGAGGTGGTTCGCCGCGTGCATGCCCACGGCGGGCTGGTGGTGATCAACGCCGACCCTGTCCTCGCATGCGAGGTGGGGGCCGACGGCCTGCATCTGCCGGCGCGCCTGCTCGCCGGGTTGCACGGGCGTCCCGAGCTGCCGTGGGTGGGGGCCTCCTGCCACGACCGCGACGAACTCGAGCGGGCGGCGGCGCTTGGCCTGGACTACGCGCTGCTCGGCCCGGTGGAAGCAACGCGAACCCATCCGGGCCTGCCGGGGCTGGGCTGGCAGCGCTTCGGCGCGCTTGCGGCCGGCCTGCCGTTGCCCGTGTTCGCGCTCGGCGGCCTCGATGCGTCTGCGATGGAGATGGCGCGCGATGCCGGCGCGCATGGCATCGCCGGGATTCGCGGGGTCTGGAAGCTGGGGTAG
- a CDS encoding DNA gyrase inhibitor YacG: MAKAVRAVRCPTCGKDVEWKPENRFRPFCSERCKQIDLGAWASEAYRVPSAPPDAELPDAPAPAEPPARRR; the protein is encoded by the coding sequence ATGGCGAAGGCCGTGAGAGCCGTCCGCTGCCCGACCTGCGGCAAGGACGTCGAATGGAAGCCGGAAAACCGCTTCCGTCCGTTCTGTTCCGAACGCTGCAAGCAGATCGACCTGGGCGCGTGGGCATCCGAAGCCTACCGCGTGCCGAGCGCACCGCCGGATGCCGAACTGCCCGACGCGCCCGCGCCCGCCGAACCGCCCGCACGGCGGCGCTGA
- the zapD gene encoding cell division protein ZapD: MISYEYPLNERIRTLLRLEDLFLKLAHFTANSGPQDHHIALLTLFETLEVASRADLKVDLVQELERQRQILVSFRNNPEISEEALAGALYEIEQASTGLLAMAGKIGQYLRENEWLMSIRSRAAIPGGVCEFDLPSYHYWLNHAPEVRRRDIEGWLSPMAPIRDGLGIVLRLLRASGHPENQLARAGAYQLTMAGRSAQMLRVRVPRSEPVVPEISANKYALNIRFLLPETVARPRVAERDVAFELTFCSL, encoded by the coding sequence GTGATCAGCTACGAATATCCCCTCAACGAGCGTATCCGCACTCTGCTGCGCCTCGAGGATCTCTTTCTCAAGCTGGCGCATTTCACCGCGAACAGTGGTCCGCAGGATCATCACATCGCGCTGCTGACACTGTTCGAAACCCTCGAGGTGGCGAGCCGTGCCGATCTCAAGGTCGATCTCGTGCAGGAACTCGAACGCCAGCGCCAGATCCTCGTGTCCTTCCGCAACAATCCGGAAATCTCCGAAGAGGCACTGGCCGGCGCGCTGTACGAGATCGAACAGGCGTCGACCGGCCTGCTGGCGATGGCCGGCAAGATCGGCCAGTACCTGCGCGAGAACGAGTGGCTGATGAGCATCCGCAGCCGCGCGGCGATCCCGGGGGGCGTGTGCGAGTTCGACCTGCCCTCCTACCATTACTGGCTCAACCACGCCCCCGAGGTCCGACGCCGCGACATCGAGGGATGGCTCAGTCCGATGGCACCGATACGCGATGGACTGGGGATCGTGTTGCGCCTGCTGCGCGCGAGCGGCCATCCCGAAAACCAGCTTGCACGTGCCGGCGCCTATCAACTGACCATGGCCGGGCGCAGTGCGCAGATGCTGCGTGTGCGGGTTCCGCGCAGCGAGCCGGTGGTGCCCGAGATCAGTGCCAACAAGTACGCGCTGAACATCCGCTTCCTGCTTCCGGAAACGGTGGCGCGCCCGCGCGTCGCCGAACGCGACGTGGCATTCGAACTCACCTTCTGCAGCCTGTGA
- the coaE gene encoding dephospho-CoA kinase (Dephospho-CoA kinase (CoaE) performs the final step in coenzyme A biosynthesis.), with protein MTATPASRHRPFVVGLTGGIGSGKSAAADRFAALGAAVVDTDAIAHALTAPDGQAIPHIRDAFGDDAIAADGSLDRAAMRALAFAEPQARKRLEAILHPMIREESERRCEAAAGTYVILAVPLLVESGSYRERCDRICVVDCPEALQIVRVKARSGLDDAQIRAIMAAQASREERRAAADDVVDNGGTLDELYAQIDALHERYVRAAALA; from the coding sequence ATGACCGCAACGCCGGCATCCCGCCACCGCCCCTTCGTGGTCGGCCTGACCGGCGGCATAGGCAGCGGCAAGAGCGCGGCCGCCGACCGCTTCGCCGCCCTCGGCGCGGCCGTCGTCGACACCGACGCCATCGCCCATGCGCTGACCGCCCCCGACGGCCAGGCGATACCGCACATCCGCGACGCCTTCGGCGATGATGCGATCGCCGCCGACGGCAGCCTGGATCGCGCCGCGATGCGCGCCCTGGCTTTCGCCGAGCCCCAGGCGCGCAAACGCCTCGAGGCCATCCTGCATCCGATGATCCGGGAGGAAAGCGAACGCCGATGCGAAGCAGCGGCCGGCACCTACGTGATTCTCGCGGTACCGCTGCTGGTCGAATCGGGCAGCTACCGCGAGCGCTGCGACCGCATCTGCGTGGTGGACTGCCCGGAGGCGCTCCAGATCGTGCGCGTGAAAGCGCGCAGCGGCCTCGACGACGCGCAGATCCGCGCCATCATGGCCGCCCAGGCGAGCCGGGAGGAGCGGCGGGCGGCCGCGGACGACGTCGTCGACAACGGCGGTACGCTGGATGAACTGTACGCACAGATCGATGCGCTTCACGAACGCTATGTCCGCGCCGCAGCCCTGGCCTGA
- a CDS encoding SPOR domain-containing protein, with product MTTLRFLFILLVVLNALAFAAIKGWLGSAAPGGEPERISNQLRPEQIRLGAAGMEEAAQAAPASEPPPAPDEAPTAPGEAPAETASETGAPASAAVAGSEPAPPAVPEAAAPPAAAPVCVAWAELPADEADRLAARLNAAGFKYVRTRKETPSSWWVRTPPQGSRAQAEKRVGELRELGITDTFIVQESGPSQFAISLGLFRTEKSAQQLLVQLRAKGARDANAEPRMTTTFRIQASLPRDRVAAVEGRRPPLSERRTACTQ from the coding sequence ATGACGACGCTGCGCTTCCTGTTCATCCTGCTGGTCGTGCTCAACGCACTCGCCTTCGCGGCCATCAAGGGCTGGCTGGGCAGCGCAGCACCCGGCGGAGAACCGGAGCGCATCAGCAACCAGCTTCGTCCCGAGCAGATCCGCCTCGGGGCCGCCGGGATGGAAGAAGCGGCCCAGGCAGCCCCGGCGAGCGAACCGCCCCCCGCGCCGGACGAGGCGCCCACGGCCCCTGGCGAAGCGCCGGCGGAGACGGCGTCCGAAACCGGGGCGCCGGCCAGCGCGGCCGTGGCGGGCAGCGAGCCGGCACCGCCCGCCGTCCCCGAGGCCGCCGCCCCGCCGGCAGCCGCGCCGGTCTGCGTCGCATGGGCAGAACTGCCGGCGGACGAGGCCGACCGCCTGGCCGCCCGGCTCAATGCCGCCGGCTTCAAGTACGTGCGCACCCGCAAGGAAACGCCTTCCAGTTGGTGGGTGCGTACGCCGCCGCAGGGCAGTCGCGCGCAGGCGGAGAAACGGGTGGGCGAACTGCGCGAACTGGGCATCACCGACACCTTCATCGTGCAGGAAAGCGGCCCCAGCCAGTTCGCCATCTCGCTGGGACTGTTCCGCACCGAGAAATCCGCCCAGCAACTGCTTGTGCAGTTGCGCGCCAAGGGAGCACGCGACGCGAACGCGGAGCCGCGCATGACCACGACATTCCGCATCCAGGCCAGCCTGCCTCGCGATCGCGTCGCCGCCGTCGAGGGCCGGCGTCCGCCACTGAGCGAGCGGCGTACTGCCTGCACGCAATGA
- a CDS encoding TrpB-like pyridoxal phosphate-dependent enzyme yields the protein MEATRILLDATDIPTHWYNVVADLPTPPAPPLGADGKLVTPEQMGAIFPGAILEQEMSAARWIPIPEEVREIYRLWRPSPLVRAVRLEQALGTPARIFFKYEGVSPAGSHKPNSAVPQAFYNRQAGIKRLTTETGAGQWGSSISFAGQMFGLEVRVYMVKVSYDQKPYRRLMMQTWGAEVHPSPSPLTETGRRLLAENPDNEGSLGIAISEAVEEAAGRADTNYTLGSVLNHVVLHQSIIGLEAKKQFDKVGLYPDIVIGPCGGGSSFGGIAFPFLADRAAGDARAQNLRCIAVEPTSCPTLTKGQYAYDFGDASGYTPLMKMYTLGHDFMPPGIHAGGLRYHGDSPLVSQLLHAGLIEASAVQQLATFEAGVQFARAEGIIPAPESCHAIRQAIDEALQCKATGEAKTILFNLTGHGHFDMSSYERYFSGKLENYDYPADAVAASLAHLPKVG from the coding sequence ATGGAAGCCACCCGCATCCTGCTCGACGCCACCGACATTCCGACCCACTGGTACAACGTCGTCGCCGACCTGCCGACGCCGCCGGCGCCGCCCCTGGGGGCGGACGGCAAGCTCGTCACGCCCGAGCAGATGGGCGCCATCTTCCCCGGCGCCATCCTCGAACAGGAGATGAGCGCCGCGCGCTGGATTCCGATCCCCGAAGAAGTGCGCGAAATCTACCGACTGTGGCGGCCGAGCCCGCTGGTGCGCGCGGTGCGCCTGGAGCAGGCGCTCGGCACGCCGGCACGGATCTTCTTCAAGTACGAAGGCGTGTCGCCGGCCGGCTCGCACAAGCCGAACTCGGCCGTGCCGCAGGCTTTCTACAACAGACAGGCGGGCATCAAGCGCCTCACCACCGAGACCGGCGCCGGCCAGTGGGGCTCGTCGATCTCGTTCGCCGGGCAGATGTTCGGGCTGGAAGTGCGCGTCTACATGGTCAAGGTCAGCTACGACCAGAAGCCTTACCGCCGCCTGATGATGCAGACCTGGGGCGCCGAAGTGCATCCCAGCCCGTCGCCGCTCACCGAGACCGGCCGCCGGCTGCTGGCCGAGAATCCGGACAACGAAGGCTCGCTCGGCATCGCGATCTCGGAAGCGGTGGAAGAAGCCGCCGGCCGTGCCGATACCAACTACACGCTGGGTTCGGTGCTGAACCACGTGGTGCTGCACCAGAGCATCATCGGCCTCGAGGCAAAGAAGCAGTTCGACAAGGTGGGCCTCTATCCGGACATCGTGATCGGGCCCTGCGGCGGCGGTTCGAGCTTCGGCGGCATCGCCTTCCCCTTCCTCGCCGACCGCGCCGCTGGCGATGCGCGCGCGCAGAACCTGCGCTGCATCGCGGTCGAACCGACTTCGTGCCCCACGCTGACCAAGGGCCAGTATGCCTACGACTTCGGCGACGCCTCCGGCTACACGCCGCTGATGAAGATGTACACGCTGGGGCACGACTTCATGCCGCCGGGCATCCATGCCGGCGGCCTGCGCTACCACGGGGACTCGCCGCTGGTGTCGCAACTGCTGCATGCGGGCCTGATCGAAGCCTCGGCGGTGCAGCAGCTCGCCACCTTCGAGGCCGGCGTGCAGTTCGCGCGCGCCGAGGGCATCATCCCGGCGCCGGAGTCGTGCCACGCGATCCGCCAGGCGATCGACGAAGCGCTGCAGTGCAAAGCGACCGGCGAGGCCAAGACCATCCTCTTCAACCTCACCGGCCACGGCCATTTCGACATGAGTTCGTACGAGCGCTACTTCAGCGGCAAGCTCGAAAACTACGACTATCCGGCCGACGCGGTGGCGGCCTCGCTCGCCCACCTGCCCAAGGTCGGCTGA
- a CDS encoding type III pantothenate kinase, producing MILLVDAGNTRVKWRLVGADAATPRAEGACTHDEIERLGAPLARYAPITRIVGTNVAGPAVAGHFAALAQAWGVVPEWVTPTASCAGVTNRYDDPAQLGADRWAALIGARRLHAGDCLVVSAGTATTVDLLTADGCFEGGLILPGVELMQRALASGTAQLPLTEGHFAPAPRCTADAIRSGCLQAQAGAVERMFRQIADRPDPLCLLAGGAADAFAPLLGLPLRRVDSLVLPGLQAIVSSRC from the coding sequence GTGATCCTGCTCGTCGATGCCGGAAACACCCGCGTGAAATGGCGCCTGGTCGGCGCCGACGCCGCCACCCCCCGCGCCGAGGGCGCCTGCACGCACGACGAGATCGAACGGCTGGGCGCCCCGCTCGCCCGCTACGCACCGATCACCCGCATCGTCGGCACCAACGTCGCCGGCCCCGCCGTCGCCGGGCACTTCGCCGCGCTGGCGCAAGCCTGGGGAGTAGTGCCGGAGTGGGTCACGCCGACGGCAAGCTGCGCCGGCGTGACCAACCGCTACGACGATCCGGCGCAACTCGGCGCCGATCGCTGGGCGGCACTGATCGGCGCGCGCCGGCTGCATGCGGGCGACTGTCTGGTGGTCAGCGCCGGCACGGCGACGACGGTGGACCTGCTCACCGCCGACGGCTGCTTCGAGGGCGGGCTGATCCTGCCCGGAGTGGAACTGATGCAACGCGCGCTCGCCAGCGGCACGGCGCAGTTGCCGCTGACCGAAGGACACTTCGCGCCGGCGCCGCGCTGCACCGCCGATGCCATACGCTCCGGTTGCCTGCAGGCGCAGGCCGGAGCGGTGGAGCGCATGTTCCGCCAGATCGCCGACCGCCCCGATCCGCTGTGCCTGCTCGCCGGCGGCGCGGCCGACGCGTTCGCCCCGCTTCTCGGGTTGCCGCTGCGGCGCGTCGACAGCCTGGTACTGCCGGGGCTGCAGGCCATCGTCAGCAGCCGCTGCTGA
- a CDS encoding biotin--[acetyl-CoA-carboxylase] ligase, whose product MPPTTSIDHTAELSALNAALGAHASAFAVEWIAACESSNTELLGRDLPGDERLHVLVVDRQLAGRGRRGREWQSFDGGSLTFSVQWRLPPAGTAPQGLSLVVGLAVARALEDSGVSGVQLKWPNDVLVHGRKIAGILIELVARQGRTAAAVIGIGINLRLPEGVRIPGQAAVTDLRHELGDGAPDRAGLLAAILSQLRGLLETYAAAGFGALRGAWEQRNAFADLPVRISGDAGSACGACIGVDDDGALLLHTEQGARRILSGDVSLRPMPGGQA is encoded by the coding sequence GTGCCGCCCACCACGTCCATCGACCACACCGCCGAACTCTCGGCGCTGAACGCCGCGCTCGGCGCGCACGCGTCCGCTTTCGCCGTGGAGTGGATCGCTGCCTGCGAGTCCTCCAACACCGAACTGCTCGGCCGTGATCTGCCCGGCGACGAGCGCCTGCACGTGCTGGTCGTGGACCGGCAGCTTGCCGGCCGCGGGCGCCGCGGGCGCGAGTGGCAGTCCTTCGACGGCGGCAGCCTGACCTTTTCGGTGCAGTGGCGCCTCCCGCCGGCCGGCACTGCGCCGCAGGGGCTGTCGCTCGTCGTCGGCCTGGCCGTCGCCCGCGCGCTGGAGGATTCCGGCGTGTCGGGGGTGCAGCTCAAGTGGCCCAACGACGTGCTGGTGCACGGCCGCAAGATCGCCGGCATCCTGATCGAACTCGTCGCCCGCCAGGGGCGGACGGCGGCGGCGGTGATCGGCATCGGCATCAACCTGCGGCTGCCGGAAGGCGTACGCATTCCGGGCCAGGCGGCGGTCACCGACCTGAGGCACGAACTCGGCGATGGGGCGCCGGATCGCGCCGGCCTGCTGGCGGCCATTCTCAGCCAGTTGCGTGGACTGCTCGAAACCTATGCCGCCGCCGGCTTCGGCGCACTGCGCGGCGCGTGGGAACAGCGCAACGCCTTCGCCGACCTGCCGGTGCGCATCAGCGGCGATGCCGGCTCGGCGTGCGGCGCCTGCATCGGCGTCGACGACGACGGCGCGCTGCTGCTGCATACCGAACAGGGCGCGCGCCGCATCCTGTCGGGCGACGTGTCTCTGCGGCCGATGCCGGGAGGGCAGGCGTGA